In Apium graveolens cultivar Ventura chromosome 10, ASM990537v1, whole genome shotgun sequence, the following are encoded in one genomic region:
- the LOC141689394 gene encoding diacylglycerol kinase 2 — translation MIDFSLLNSLLSTSNSYGPNFGWLVTASFGFIAVIYAFLKWQRKTSLYWVKASAREKKKAWKKLKLPLSHHAWVEDFSHGKQPSTCCVCLTSVVSPQSTGSKPTAHSPVQRCSVCGVSAHFSCYQFARKDCKCVAQASFSHVLHHWSERWNTMDENSEMSAFCSYCDEPCGVPFIDASPTWHCLWCQRLIHVKCHAKMSEESGNVCDLGSLRRVILSPLCVKEVDYEKSRGGMLNSITEELIASSLRGQIRSKRHRNKNGAGRSINNKLQDNSAANTALQYVLSGIVGLKDSGVLGKKSVQNDVTHKNREIFIQDRLRRYELVDLPADARPLLVFINTKSGAQNGPALKRRLSMLLNPVQVFELSSSQGPEAGLKLFSNVQYFRILVCGGDGTVAWVLDAIEKHNFESPPPVAVLPLGTGNDLSRVLRWGGGFSTVEGQGGVSSLLYDINHAAVTMLDRWKVNITQENCDDASEKIQSKYMMNYLGIGCDAKVAYEFHVTREENPGKFYSQFVNKLRYAKEGARDIMDRTCADLPWQVWLEVDGKDIQIPKDAEGLIVLNIGSYMGGVDLWQNDYEHDDQFSHQYKHDKMLEVVCVSGAWHLGKLQVGLSQARRLAQGKTIKIHLSSPFPVQIDGEPFIQQPGCLEISHHGQVFMLRRASGSQEPRGHAAAIMTDVLVDAECKGVINASQKKLLLQEIALQLS, via the exons ATGATCGATTTTAGTTTATTGAATAGCTTGCTGAGTACCTCAAATTCTTATGGTCCAAATTTTGGATGGTTAGTTACAGCTTCATTTGGATTTATAGCAGTTATATATGCATTTCTTAAATGGCAGAGAAAGACATCTCTGTATTGGGTAAAGGCTTCTGCAAGAGAGAAAAAGAAGGCGTGGAAGAAGCTAAAACTTCCGTTATCACACCATGCATGGGTGGAAGATTTTTCTCATGGCAAACAGCCATCTACATGCTGTGTTTGTCTAACTTCTGTGGTATCCCCACAGAGCACAGGTTCAAAACCCACGGCTCATTCTCCCGTCCAGCGTTGCTCTGTTTGTGGTGTATCGGCGCATTTCAGTTGCTATCAGTTTGCAAGAAAGGATTGCAAATGTGTTGCGCAAGCTAGTTTTAGCCATGTGCTACATCACTGGTCAGAAAGATGGAATACCATGGATGAAAATTCGGAGATGTCTGCTTTTTGTTCTTATTGTGATGAACCTTGTGGTGTTCCTTTTATTGATGCCTCCCCAACATGGCACTGCCTGTGGTGTCAGCGTCTGATACATGTTAAGTGTCACGCTAAAATGTCTGAAGAGTCGGGCAATGTGTGTGACTTGGGTTCACTTCGAAGGGTCATACTTTCTCCTCTATGTGTCAAAGAAGTTGACTATGAAAAGAGTAGAGGTGGAATGCTGAACTCAATTACAGAAGAACTTATTGCTTCCTCTCTTCGTGGTCAAATTAGAAGTAAGCGCCATCGAAACAAAAATGGAGCCGGTCGCTCTATAAACAACAAGCTGCAGGATAATTCAGCTGCCAATACAGCACTCCAGTATGTGCTTAGTGGTATTGTTGGTTTGAAGGATAGCGGGGTGCTTGGAAAGAAGAGTGTCCAGAATGACGTCACCCATAAGAATCGGGAAATTTTTATCCAGGATCGCTTAAGACGTTATGAATTAGTGGACTTGCCTGCAGATGCAAGACCTCTTCTGGTCTTCATCAATACTAAGAGTGGGGCTCAAAATGGACCAGCTCTTAAAAGGAGATTAAGCATGCTATTGAATCCTGTGCAG GTGTTTGAACTCAGTTCCTCGCAAGGGCCTGAGGCTGGTTTGAAGTTATTCAGTAATGTGCAATATTTTAGAATTTTGGTTTGTGGTGGAGATGGAACTGTCGCTTGGGTTCTTGATGCAATTGAGAAACATAACTTTGAGTCACCGCCACCTGTTGCAGTTCTACCACTAGGGACCGGAAATGATCTATCCAGGGTTTTGAGATGGGGTGGAGGATTCTCAACGGTCGAAGGTCAAGGTGGTGTAAGCTCTCTTCTGTATGACATTAATCATGCAGCGGTTACAATGTTAGATCGCTGGAAGGTTAACATCACTCAAGAAAATTGTGATGATGCTTCGGAAAAAATTCAATCCAAGTATATGATGAATTATTTag GTATTGGATGTGATGCCAAGGTTGCATATGAATTTCATGTTACTAGGGAAGAAAACCCGGGGAAGTTTTACAGTCAG TTTGTGAATAAATTGCGGTATGCGAAAGAAGGGGCTAGGGATATAATGGACAGAACATGTGCGGACCTACCATGGCAAGTGTGGCTTGAAGTTGATGGAAAGGACATTCAGATTCCAAAG GATGCGGAAGGTTTAATTGTGCTCAATATTGGCAGTTATATGGGAGGTGTGGATCTTTGGCAAAATGATTATGAGCATGATGATCAATTTAGTCATCAGTACAAGCATGATAAAATGCTAGAGGTTGTATGCGTTTCTGGAGCATGGCATCTTGGCAAGCTTCAG GTTGGACTTTCCCAGGCTAGGAGGCTAGCCCAAGGAAAAACCATAAAAATACATCTTTCAAGTCCTTTTCCAGTTCAAATAGACGGGGAGCCTTTTATACAGCAGCCAGGATGTTTAGAAATATCACATCATGGACAG GTGTTTATGTTAAGAAGGGCTTCAGGTTCACAGGAACCAAGAGGCCATGCTGCTGCTATTATGACAGATGTTTTGGTTGATGCAGAGTGTAAAGGTGTTATCAATGCATCTCAAAAGAAATTACTTCTCCAGGAGATTGCCCTTCAGCTTTCTTGA